From the genome of Podospora bellae-mahoneyi strain CBS 112042 chromosome 2, whole genome shotgun sequence:
TAACCTCCGAGGCAGACAACAGTAAGCCTTCCCAGCCCGAGCTCGCCCAGGCGACGAGACAAGGTACCGAGGGTGTGTCCGTTAAGGTCGTTGCCATCCTGTGCTTTGTTAGTTTCATGTTGGCGTACTTCTTCTTTTAGAGGGGTATACAGCCGGTCTGGAAAGCGTGGGCCAAAAGGTgacggtgttgttggttttcTTGCTACATTGAGGCGCGGCGTTGGATCACAAATAATCACCACCTATCTTCACAACCCCCCATACCCATCATTAGTTCCCCCATATCCCATACCCTCATACCCCCACACGGAGCtctcttttgttgttttacTGTTTTGTTATTTATGGGTAGACGTATGGTATACGTTGTTATGTCTATGTCTCTcggtctctctctctctctctctgtgtcTAGTGTCGTTTGTTTGTCTCTGACTGGACGACAAGTTCATGGTAAAATACCGCTGACTTTCTGATGGTTGTTTTTCTCGTAGCGGCATGATGGGAGCGAGGATAGTATTATTGCAATTAGCTAGCAAGGATGTTGTTGCCTGGGAATGTGAAATTAATCGGTTACACCTGTTTGCTTTGATATTGGTGTGTGTATCATAACGTGTTCGGGGATTACGTTCGGGGGCTGGGAAGGGCTTTGTGCGCAGATTGACAGCTACTGTTATTATTACCTTTGCTACGCTAGCAGTACGTCAACATGTGTATCGATCGAGAGTGAATGCAAACGGCTAAGCGTAGGCTTTATACTGTATTTACTTTTCCTAGCCATAGAGCTTGTGCTATAGTTACAGAATTGTTAAGGGAGATCAGGGTAGGTCTCCCGGAAGTCATCATGCCCACCTGTTACCCTagaacctcatcaccaccgctggCGGCTTGTTCCCCAAAATGTCATCaatctcccccatcacctcctccgtcagCAACTTGTAcaccctcaacgcctccacATTCTCATACACCTGTTCCGGCGAGCTCGCTCCTGTTATGGCGCTACTAACATGCTTATTCGCCAGCACCCACGCCAACGCCAGCACGCTCTGCTTCACGCCCAACCGCTCGGCGATTGGTTCGAGCTTGGAGACCGTGTCAACCATTTCCTGAAACTCTTCCTTGCCCGTGCGCTTCCAGAAGCCGGAGATGAACTCGAGCTGGGTTTGGGCGAAGCGGGAGTCGGGCGGGATGCCGGATTTGTATTTTCCTGAGAGAATCCCCTGCCGCAAAGGGGAGAAGACGGTCAGACCTAGGGATGGGGGAGtgcggaggagatgggcgagggtggaTTCGACGCGGAGGCGCTCGAGCATGTTGTACCGGGGCTGTTCTGTTACCTTGTTAGTGAGAGAAGACATAGGTGCAGggagaaaaaagggggggaggggggtacCCATTAAAGGACCGATGAGGTTGAGTTTATCTGCGTAGTGGCGTGCTTCGGCTATTTCGTCTGCGTCCCACTCGCTGGTGCCCCAGTAGAGGGCCTTGCCTATGTCAATTAGGTGGTTGAAGGCTCGGACTGTTTCTTCCATGGGGGTGTTTCTGTCTGGTCTGTGGGCGTAGATCAAATCGACGTAGTCGAGTTGGAGGCGTTCGAGGGATTGGTTCATGCCTTCGATGATGTGCTTTCGGGAGAGCCCAATGTTGTTTACTAGTCTGGTGCTGAAGGCTGAGCCCCAATAGATCTTTCTCTCCGTTAGTAGGGTTCGGGCATGGGGATTGGTGTAAAAGGAGTGTACCTTGGTAGAGATGACGAGATCGTTTCTTTGCCAGCCAaacttcttgatggcctcgcCCATGACCTTTTCGGACTCACCCTTCGCGTACACCTCGGCACAGTCAAAGAAGTTGACACCGACGTCGTAGGCAGCTTTCATGCAGGCGAAGGTGCCTTCTCTGTCGACATGACCGCCGTATGTCAGCCAGCcgccgagggagatggcAGAAACTTGGAGACCGGAGCGGCCCAAGAAGCGGTATTCCATCTCGGGTAGATCAGTAGGCGGTGACATATTGAAAAGGCGATCGGAGAAACTAATGGGTAGAATTGGGTCTGGCTGTaaaagagagggaagagagatgGCCGAGAGACACTGCCCTTTAATAGTTCACACTTGCTGAACCCGGAGCACGGCATAACATAGTGTACGAAATAGCAGGCCGCCGTCTGAGCAAACGGTACGGCAAGCTCCCGTGATGCAGATCCGGTATGAGAAGGTCGTGGTAGGTAACAGACAGGGGTTTGTATCAACCACCACTGTTACCCCTCTTCTATGGTGTTTCCTGGTTCGTGGAAGATAGGACGAGGCTCGAGAGCGTACCACAGGAAGGATATTGTGGTGTCTTGTTTGGTTGGCCATAGATCCAGCACCATGATGATATGTGCAACCAAGACACAAGACGCCTTCCACTTAGAAGGGTTGAAGGCAGGATATGAGTCCGCGGCCCATTCAACCCTTGAAGTTGTCACTTCGTAATCAGCTCCTAACCTGCGATGACAGGACTTCCAACCGAATGGGCTTTGCTGATGGCGTCATTGCAACTAAGGTGTTGTAAGAGATTTCTAGGTCATGCGTTCAAGTCTATTGCTGAAGATGTACACTGGGTGGTTAGATATGGGTACACCGACCAATTGGGCAATATCACTTACACCTATCAGTCTTCATTGCTGACGCTGCCCCTTGGGCTTGCCAACTGCCTATCCCAATGATTGTTGGTTCCCTAGTTGGCTGCCCATGTTGGTCAAGGAAGAAATGTCgaaaaggacaagaagtTCTGGTTAACATCTCATAAATcctcaaaaacaaaaacaatcCTGTCCAACACACCACTTTTCAACGCCCAGTTTGGATGGACAGCCCACTTTCACAGGCACAGGCGAGCTTCTGGAACGATAACCCCTTTTTCGATCTTGGAGATCTTTGAAGCATGGGCCACTGGCCCCTCCTGGTTGGCTCCAGCAGATCAGATACCCCACAATTGAGGGACATGAGCCCCTGTCCGCCACCTCCAACTGTTGAAATTGGACGGAGGAACCCAAGCGAGCAACCTCAAGGGTTCACAACTACCGACCCTGCGCCAacctttttttgttgattgTCTTTTCCGTCAAGCTGGTCTTGCTGCTTCACTCGTTTCTTCTCGACGTTGACAGTACGCATTCGGATTTCCCATCATGGCTTCCACAACGATTACGAGCAACGGCACGACCAAGAGAAAGGCTGCCAATGGCATCAGCAACGGCCACGCCAACGGCGCGACGGCGCCCACCAAGGACGCGGACGACCAGAAGGAACATGACTTTTTCTGGACTTATACTGAAGAGCCACACCGGACTCGGAGGttggccatcatcaaggcGCACCCTGAGGTATGTTTGAGCACCGTGTCTGCGTTAAGAAAGCATCAATCGCTAACCATTGTCCTGTAGGTCTTAAAACTATGTGGTGCCGAACCATTAACGAAATATGTCGTCGCCGGCGTCGTTGCCCTCCAGATCCTTTGcgcccacctcctccgaGACACGCCCTTCTGGTCCCTGAAGTTCTGGGCGGTCGCCTACATCATTGGCGCCACCTCGAACCAGAATCTCTTCCTGGCCATCCATGAGATCTCCCACAACCTCGCTTTCAAGTCGCCCCTGGCCAACCGCCTCTTTGCCATCTTCGCCAACCTTCCTATCGGGTTACCCTACAGTGCTTCGTTCAGGCCTTACCACCTGACACATCACAAGTCCCTCggagttgatggcctcgATACTGATCTGCCTACCGCTCTTGAAGCCGTCTTCCTCGACTCGATCCTCGGCAAGGCCTTCTTCTGCACCTTCCAGATCCTATTCTACGCCCTCCGCCCGATGGCCGTTTACCGTGTGCCCTTCACCTGGGTCCACTGGCTCAATGTTGCCGTTCAGCTGTCCTTCGACTACGCCCTCATTGCCTTGCTCCCGAACTACTTCTCGGTCAACTCGGTCCTGTACCTGATCCTATCTTCCTTCCTGGCTGGCAGTCTCCACCCAACAGCAGGGCACTTCATCGCCGAACACTACGTGTATGAGCACATTTCGGACGAAGCCAGAGACCCCGAGAACAAGATCCCTCTTCCTGAGACCTACAGCTACTACGGCATCTTGAACTTTTTCACTTACAATGTCGGTCTGCACAATGAGCACCACGACTTCCCTGCGATCCCCTGGACTAGACTGCCCAAGTTGAACAAGATTGCCAAGGAGTTTTATGATCCCCTGCCTACACATGAGAGCTGGGTGTATGTGCTTTGGCAGTTCATCTTTGATGACAAGATTGGCATGACGAGCCGTGTCAAGAGAAAGCAGGGAGGGAGagttgtgggtggtggaaatgttgctgccaaggccaaggtggCGGACTGGACAGctgaggagattgaggcttgattttgtttttgaAGGGTTAATGATATGTTCCGGGAGACATCTGTTTGCTCACTGTGGGTTATGAGTAAGTCTGGAGTTGAAACGAGACCAAAAAAGGGGTTTGATACGAACGAACCTAGACTAGACGGACGGGGCAAGACCATCGGTGTATTGTACAATGGCATTGCTTATGAGGTGCGTTTAATTTTTGGGCTGATAGGTTATTGTAATGGGTGAGTAAGTATATATTTGAGAATTTATGAGCATTATTTTATCAAGGTGGTCTAATATTTGAAAACCGCAAACTGGAAACAAAAGCAATAAACGTCTTTATTTACCCCTCAACTCCGACGCCCACCCCCGTatcgcccccttttcctcctctgtcaAGTTTATCCCAAACACCTCTTTCAACACCTCagtcctctcctcctcggtcctACAAACCTTGACCAACTCtgtcctccctcccaaattctgcttcacctccccctgaaccatcatcacctttcCCTTTATCTTCtgttctccctcctcccctcctctcagAAACCGAATCACCAGCACCGTGTACGTCTGATGATTCCTCTCGCACTCGCTCAAATAAAAATTCAGGTTCTCAAAATCCAACTCGGTAAACTCGTGCTCCGGCACAAAGGCGTAGTAGCTGTTCCAGGGCTTTTCAGGCGAGTTTCGGTACTCGTAGATCCAGTGCTTGAGCGCGCCCTTGGACTCGTCACGGAAGCGCTGGTCGGGGAGCCAGTCGCGGGTGTAGCGGATTTGCTGGGTGCcgatggtgttgtggtggatgaggtgtTCGGTTAGGGGCAGGGGGAAGGTTGGGCCGTCGCCGCCGAAGCCGGCGTCTAGGACGTATTGTtgggcggggttggtgttggggagggtgaggatgttgaCTAGGTGGACGTAGCCGTTGTAGGGGCCTTGGGGGGTGCCGTTTGTGCGGTTGCGATTGCGGACGCCCGAGTAGTGAATCGAGGAGAAGCCGAGGGCGCGGAGGatgtgggagaagaagatggagagttCCATGCAGTAGCCTCCTCTGCCGTGCCTTGAGGAGGTGACAAGTTTGGTGaagaggtgttgggggtcgaggaggatgcggtggaaggggttgtagtggatggagaggttttcgtaggggaaggaggtgatttGGGCttggaagatggtggtgaggtagtctagggcgaggacggggtgggaggaagggtggtATGACTCATCGAGACCGACGTAGGAGAGATACTGAGAGAcctgggagagggtgtaGGCTGAGCCGTTGGGTTTGAAGTTGTCTTGGTCGGCCATGGTGAGCGTTGGATCAATGAACCTCGGTTTTTGCTACCGTTAAACACTCTCTTGATCCATCGATCTTGGTGTTTTGACCACTGATTAAGATTTTAGTTTCAGTCATATTAGCAAGTACTACTCCTTGTGACTCACCATCATAGGGTATCTCCAACGTAAATTCGACAAGCCGGTCGTCGGCAGGGCGTGAAGGTGTCATCGCAACTAACACCGTTCTAGAAATGATTCCGCTCAACAATAATACAAGAGAACTTGTAAGTATGTTTATTGATCTAATATTGCCAGAGCATACACTTGGATTTACTATACGGACCTCTAACCCTGCTACAAACAGTGATTAAATCTTCCAATCACACGACATATCTCTCAGCCATTTTCTTACCGTATATGCTAGTTATGAGAGGGTTAAACAACACTTGATGAATCATTGGGCTGTAAGTGATACTTTGTTTGCTGCTCGGCCCATATTTTCCAGCAGAAAGATGCTGCGTCTCGGCCAAAAAGACAATCTAGTAACCATGGTTTTGAGCATTTAGATGCTCGCCTTGAGATGTCCCTTGGTGTCTCAAGGGTGCCTCATACAACACAATTCACGAGGTTATGTCAGCAGTCACCTCATCACTACAGGACTGACTTCTGCCTTGGAGCACACGTATCAATACTGAAACCCAAAGAGCAGCCAAGATTGATAAAAACCTCGCTCGAGGTTCATCCCGCCACCATCTACTCAGACTGCCACCCTACGCGTGTGGCTGCTCAGACTCGTGGGCGACCGTGATGGGCCGGCCAAACTTCGAGAGGCGCAATGCCCAGCCAGTGACAGCATCGGGTTCCTGCGCAGATGACCGAAAGGTAATGTGAGCAGGATGACTCCGATGTTATGTCTGTGGCATGCAGTCTCTGCAATCCCAATATCTTCTATCTCCCCCTTTGGATAATGGGTGACGCGGCAGTAAGTGTGAGAGTTTTTGGTACTGCAGCGCTGCATAGTAAGCCATACAGAAAAACCCATTCGCTGGCTGCAACCCATCACGCGGTTTTCCTCacaaggggaggatgggttAAGTTCGGGACGAGAGGACCCCTACCCAACCCACACGTCACCACGTGTCATGCAGCCGTTGGTATAAGGACAAGACACTCAGGCCTCAAGACTACTGCGTATATGCTGGGTAGCGAAGCGGTATTTTTTCTTCATCTGCTCGTCGCATTGTCTTGCGCCGTTTTTTTGCTGATTTCTCAACCAGTCTCAGACAACCCGGGCCCCGGTATCGCATGATGAAGGAGTTCCGTCAGAGCGCCAGAAGGAAAAGTTTTCGTGATTACAGCCCACGCCGCACCTCACACCACCTGCCCCTGAGTTTGCTGACAGGGCTGGGTAGCTGGGTTCTCGGCTGTCCCTGGTGAGGCTAGCATTCGGCCCAGGCCGGTGCGGTATATTCTCATACTTTGTCCCGATGCATCCGAGAAGATATTGTGAGAGCACGCGGCAAGACGGAGGCAGAGACATGCCCGGTATAACTTCCCAGCTGCCTGTTTTCGTGGCACTCGAGATATCCGAGTGCCTGTCGTGCTCTCCTTGATCCAGCGGCGCGGCGTGATGGTTCGACAAACCAGGGCTGAGGGCTGCTTATCGTGGGTTTCACTGAACTGGCGAGAATTTGTAAAAGGACACCCACCCTGCTGAAAGGGCTATGGCGTGTTACCACAATGGACCAGAATGGCACCCGTCCACTTGGCCGTTTGTGAGAGGCTGAGCCGTTGCCCACAACTTCAATGCGGGGTTGATAGAGGAGTACCTGGTCCCATATAGGGCATGACGTCGTCGCCGACACCAGCCCTAGCAGCAGAGCAGGTATTGTACACGATCTCGATCTGCGTAGAAACTTTTATCATTGTGAACTGCCATAGCCTGAGACCACGAGCTAAGCAGCAAGAGAGCCATATGATCACCAGGTCTACCTGCGCGTGCCTCGAATGTTAGCGTTGCGCGACGGCTTTAAGGTTGCGGTCGATCGACGTCGCCAACAGCTTGTTCCTAGACTCGGCATCGGTTTTTGTCCATGATTTTCGGACCAGGGCCTTCGGATCGGATCGCTGGATTCAATCCTCCAGAGAGGCAGTTGATATATGTCTCGCGCTCTCACGCACGCTAACTGTTGATATCTTTGAGCTGAGAGTCATTGGGGAAAGTTGACAGAAAGTTACGGATACTGCCGCATCTTCCGGCCATCAATCAATGACAATGACAGATGCATGCAGATATCAAAAGCTGGCTCGGCAAATAAACAACAGACGAAAGTGAAAATGTTTTCGCCGAATTATGTCGTCACTAGGCAGGCCTTCTTCCGATGGGAAATAAGAGGAGGAGCCTTCAAGTACCGTCTTAACAGCACCTGCCTCCGAGGCTGGCACAAACTTTTTGGGGCGCGCCGCGCAGCCGGATTTGGTGGGGAAGAGAAATTCTGGAATCGGGAAAAGAGCGGGCCAAGACTTACCGAGAGACTTGCGATCTGACAGAGCTACAAGTGGAGACTTGACACGCCGCCTCTGTCCGTTGACCGTTAAAGGGATATCATCGTCACATGATGTACCAGACCGCGCGGCCAGGTACCGTGACATCTCTCAGGGGTGAGCAGCATCGTGTGGTGGAAGGGAAACCGGGGCGTTTTCTCCCGCTGGGTTTTCAGAGTTGTTGGGTTGTGCTCGCTCCCACACTGCTGTGTTGTCGTGAATTGATATGGAGTACTTTTCTCTGGATAGGTAGGTCGCTTGTGTAATGTGCCGGACCAAGTCTCCGCCCCAACCTTCTGGTCGATTCTATGGTAAGGTTTGATGACTGGGctggcgacgacgacgacaggaGGGAGGGACGATTGGTATTGAcggcggtgaggttgaagcGGCGATATCAGTAGAGATTCGTAATCCTCAAATAGTTGTTGAATGGAGGCCATTATGCGCTGCCCTGTAAATATCAAAGAAGTCCCTTTTGGGTTGATGTGACGGCAATTTAGTGGCCTGGAAGCGAGAGTCGAGCCCCAAAACGGCCAAGTAGAGGGGTGGACGCCAGCGCACACTGCTCGCACGCTACCCACTGCCCATTTGTGCCTGCAACCTGCAACATTACACAGGCAGGGAAGCTTGGATGCCCTGCGTACCTACCTGACCaacgacatcatcctccatctcccacatCTTCCAATCACTCGCTGCCTCTCCCACCACGCACTCAACACTGCCCGCGTGGaccaaaccccaaaccccaaaccccaaatcccaaaCCCACTCCCCATAGTGTTCGCTCGTCTGATTAGCATCTACTCGATAGCGCCCAAGTCGCCTATTTGTCCGCCCTTTTACGGAATCGTCACAGTACGGAGCTTCCCAAGAGACGCGGCCTGCAGTTCGACAACCTAAATCTGTCTCAGACGCATTGCGATAGCCGCGAAAAGTCGAATAGTAAATCGTTGGGACCCATCCATAATGATTTGCTGGACCCAGCGAACTTTGAGCAGCTAAGACCCGCCCTGGCATGTGTGAGTGGTGGTCGAGATCGagcctccgccctcctcctccactcgACTCAACTCGCACCTACGCATGCTGCAGCAGACATGAACCCGTCGTCCAACAAGCCGACTGGCTCAGCAGAGGCCGACCGCTCGCAGTCAACCGGCAGTATCCCAACTGCCCTGCTCCATCCCACGTTATCCCGCGAATCCACCTCGAGCACGGCAACCATAACCCCAAAGACCGACTCGTGGCCCTCGAAGTTGACTTCGCAGACCTCGCAGACCTCGACCacgtccacctcctcttcggcTGCACCTTCACCTCTCCACTCGCGCGAGCCCTCTCCAACACGACCGCCGCGGCAGCAACGTACGAGCACCTCACGAGCGtcatccatcaaccccgGGCCCCGGTCGCGGAAAAACAGTGCTCAGGATCTAGGAAAACAAGCcaacccgccaccaccaccaccaccaccccccacgACGAAAACCTTGTCCTCATCCACGACGCCTACTCTTCTGCCCACTGTATCAGACCCAAGCTTCAATGCGGGTGCACCCGTCAAGTCACCCACGTCTATGGAGCATATTCGAGAGTCACCCCGGTGGCCGGTATCCCCTAGGCTAcgatctcctccacccattCTCCACCAGCCAAACATCCCACCTCAGCGACGATCAGAGCACGAAACACCTCTAATTGCTCTTCAGCGTGCGACCCCGCCCCAGCCTCGATACCAGGAGCCTCAGTCAGACACCGATACCGACGACGCCCACATGCCGCCTGGGTTACGAACCCCCGctcgaggtggtggaagcagCTCAGTCTTGGAGACTGTCCAGGAAGTTAGTCCACTGGGTTCGCCACGGGGACCAGGAGAGTCGCTGGAGGAAAAGATTGCTAGCAGCATGGCTTCTGAATCGTCACAGGCGGATCTGGTTGGTCTCGGTCTGTCCAAGGAGACAGTGGGTAGATCCAACACTGGCCCGAACGACAGTGGTAGTGATAGTGGCAGCATCAAGGCCAGCCGACGGGGCGGATCTGGGATGCCACCGCCCCCTTTGACGACAAGGCAGTCGAGCACCTCGATCAACAAGCCGGGCAtgcccaagaccaagaccGGCGACCTGCCATTGCAGAGTATGACGGTCGAGACGGAGACGGTTACCTCGATTCCCCAGGCTGCGTTGGCCCCAAGTGTTGGCACCCAGGTGTCAAGTGCCAGTTTGCGAACAAAGGCAAGCAACGAGACGATACgaccgaggaaggagaaaaagaagccgcCACGGAAGCAACCCACTGTGACGGCGGTCAATGGTGAGAAACCATGTTCAGCTACATCCCCTAAATTACGACATCACATGTCCATGTATTCAGTTTCTTCTTATTCTATTACCGACAAGCGCCCGTCTCCCCCAAGCTCTTTCAGCTCTCATGAGAGCGTGATAACGGATGCCAAGCGGGAACCGGGAGGCAGGAGGCAGAGCCTAGTTTCTCAGATCAGCAGCATGAGCAACCTACTGACACGAACACGTGTAGCATCCTCCAAGGCCGATATTTTCGAGGCCAAGGTCGCAAGCGCCGTCGAGGAAGCAAACTCGTCCGATTCCGAAGAGACTTTTGTCTACGATTCTAACCCACCAGATGCCCGTGACCGACCGCCGAGATTTCATTCACGAACGCCGAGTGCGACATCCATGGTCAGCCAAATCGATCGGTCTGGGATGAGGTCCATCCACACCGTGATGGAGAGTTCTGGGCCTCAGATGGTTGTCAAGAAGAGCATGAAATTCGTCAACACTTACAACAGCAATGCAAATGACGGCATCTATGGCGACgatgatgggaagggaaCTGGCAGGAGCAATGCCGGTTCTGCCCGGGGAACTGcacgacatcaccatcattTCGGCCGTTGGGGCCGTAACGGAGGCAGCAATGGTCACCCCTCATTGTTCGCCGAGCACTCGCCTTTCAGTAACGCTGCAGCTGTTGGGAACGGAGGCTCAAGAAACTCTTCCAACCCTCCGAGTCCCCGCTACGCTAATGCTCGTAACTACTCAGCAGCAAATGGAAAGAGGTCGACACATCTATCAGCAGGGTATGatctcgacgacaacacTACTGGCGCTGACGACGAGACAACACCCTTGGTTCAGTCCTCCACGATGCGATCATCAAGGTCAGGCAGAAGCCGGAGGGGTCCTCACTCGCACTCATACCGGTCGATTGAGGCGCAACAATACAGGTCACCTCCCTCAGTCCTCAACCGGTTCGCGAGTTGTCTGGTCTTGACGGTCATGCTGTTACTCATTGTCTCGGGCGCCATCGGGTTCATGTTTGCGACATCACAACCTCTCACCAATGTTCAGCTCACCAATATGAGCCATATTGTGGCCAGCCAACAGGAGCTTATGCTCGATCTTACCATCAAAGCCCATAACCCCAACGTCGTGGTTGTAGCTGTGGATTCTTGCAACATCGAGGTCTTCGCCAAGTCGCCACGCGGAATGTCGGATTCAGAGTGGTGGCGCCATACCCATCCCGGCGAGGTtggaccaccacccatcaagAGACCCGAAGGCGAaatgttggcgatggaggccgacgatgatgatgattcgGCGCCTAACCTGCACCTCGGCACCATCACTGGATTCGAGAGTCCCCTGACTTTCGAGGGTTCTTTCTTCAACCAGGGCGATTCGTACTCGACTGGCGAGGTCCGCCTGAAAGATCCTGGCAACGTCACCAAACCTGGTGGTCCCGAGCGATGGGAGCGGGTCCTGGAGGACGAGTTCACGTTGATTTTGAAGGGCGTCATCACATACACTCTTCCCCTGAGCCAACGGGAGCGAAAGGCCACCATCACTGCGAAGAAGATCATCAGACCAAACTCGGCCGACGACCCTGCGGTCCAACCCGACGACAGGGAGGTTACCATCTCACTTATACCTTAATAATTGGCACTGGCTTCGACCGTGCGTCCAGCGACTGCAGATAAATTTCCTTTTTTACTTTATGTGAATGACTCTCTTTTTTTCACGAAGACAAGGACATACCTATTTTATTCTCTTACACTTTTCATTCTTTCTTCGGTGGCAATTGGTTACATGTGTATATTTCTGGGGcttgtgtgtttgtgtgatAAAGCGTTGCATGGCATTATGGACTAAGATATATTCCCCCGGGAGAACATGGGCTGGTAAAGAGGCAAAGCAAACTGGGCGTTGGTTGGATTGGTATACAAAAATTCAAAACTCACATCACAAACAAATTGAGCAATCAAAGACGGGCATTAtaagaaaaggaaaagacgGAACTGTACAGAGTTTCTCCATCATTGGTAGTTTAGGGGGTACCTAATACGTAATGATGGTGagatggatggtggtggagggcatGTGGTCTGAAGGATAAGTGCTGGAGGTGTTTCTGTTGGGACCCGCAGACTAGACTAGGGGGGGGTGGCTTGAGGGGACTTTTGTGAGGGTTGAGTGTGATAACAGATATCTGTGAGAGCGAAAGACACTCTTATAGGAACAAGATTTGGATGAATATCACATAAACTTGATGTCACTATTGCCACCATATCTTTGAGGTTGATGTGGCTTTTGAGCAACAAAGGGGAATGCATGTGCACACAGCAGCCGTTACCTTCGGGCCAAGTTCTTTATACATTGCATGATATCAATATAAGCACATTCTATTGTCGTTGTCAAGTGTGTAAACAAGGAAGACACTCAACAAAGTTCAGGCTTTCGCTTACGATCTATCATCATTGAGCAACAACTT
Proteins encoded in this window:
- a CDS encoding hypothetical protein (EggNog:ENOG503NW10; COG:C) translates to MSPPTDLPEMEYRFLGRSGLQVSAISLGGWLTYGGHVDREGTFACMKAAYDVGVNFFDCAEVYAKGESEKVMGEAIKKFGWQRNDLVISTKIYWGSAFSTRLVNNIGLSRKHIIEGMNQSLERLQLDYVDLIYAHRPDRNTPMEETVRAFNHLIDIGKALYWGTSEWDADEIAEARHYADKLNLIGPLMEQPRYNMLERLRVESTLAHLLRTPPSLGLTVFSPLRQGILSGKYKSGIPPDSRFAQTQLEFISGFWKRTGKEEFQEMVDTVSKLEPIAERLGVKQSVLALAWVLANKHVSSAITGASSPEQVYENVEALRVYKLLTEEVMGEIDDILGNKPPAVVMRF
- the DES1 gene encoding sphingolipid delta-4 desaturase (EggNog:ENOG503NV6N; COG:I), giving the protein MASTTITSNGTTKRKAANGISNGHANGATAPTKDADDQKEHDFFWTYTEEPHRTRRLAIIKAHPEVLKLCGAEPLTKYVVAGVVALQILCAHLLRDTPFWSLKFWAVAYIIGATSNQNLFLAIHEISHNLAFKSPLANRLFAIFANLPIGLPYSASFRPYHLTHHKSLGVDGLDTDLPTALEAVFLDSILGKAFFCTFQILFYALRPMAVYRVPFTWVHWLNVAVQLSFDYALIALLPNYFSVNSVLYLILSSFLAGSLHPTAGHFIAEHYVYEHISDEARDPENKIPLPETYSYYGILNFFTYNVGLHNEHHDFPAIPWTRLPKLNKIAKEFYDPLPTHESWVYVLWQFIFDDKIGMTSRVKRKQGGRVVGGGNVAAKAKVADWTAEEIEA
- a CDS encoding hypothetical protein (EggNog:ENOG503P0YG; COG:Q) is translated as MMQKPRFIDPTLTMADQDNFKPNGSAYTLSQVSQYLSYVGLDESYHPSSHPVLALDYLTTIFQAQITSFPYENLSIHYNPFHRILLDPQHLFTKLVTSSRHGRGGYCMELSIFFSHILRALGFSSIHYSGVRNRNRTNGTPQGPYNGYVHLVNILTLPNTNPAQQYVLDAGFGGDGPTFPLPLTEHLIHHNTIGTQQIRYTRDWLPDQRFRDESKGALKHWIYEYRNSPEKPWNSYYAFVPEHEFTELDFENLNFYLSECERNHQTYTVLVIRFLRGGEEGEQKIKGKVMMVQGEVKQNLGGRTELVKVCRTEEERTEVLKEVFGINLTEEEKGAIRGWASELRGK
- the VAC7 gene encoding Vacuolar inheritance and morphology protein (COG:S; EggNog:ENOG503NVYD); its protein translation is MNPSSNKPTGSAEADRSQSTGSIPTALLHPTLSRESTSSTATITPKTDSWPSKLTSQTSQTSTTSTSSSAAPSPLHSREPSPTRPPRQQRTSTSRASSINPGPRSRKNSAQDLGKQANPPPPPPPPPTTKTLSSSTTPTLLPTVSDPSFNAGAPVKSPTSMEHIRESPRWPVSPRLRSPPPILHQPNIPPQRRSEHETPLIALQRATPPQPRYQEPQSDTDTDDAHMPPGLRTPARGGGSSSVLETVQEVSPLGSPRGPGESLEEKIASSMASESSQADLVGLGLSKETVGRSNTGPNDSGSDSGSIKASRRGGSGMPPPPLTTRQSSTSINKPGMPKTKTGDLPLQSMTVETETVTSIPQAALAPSVGTQVSSASLRTKASNETIRPRKEKKKPPRKQPTVTAVNASSKADIFEAKVASAVEEANSSDSEETFVYDSNPPDARDRPPRFHSRTPSATSMVSQIDRSGMRSIHTVMESSGPQMVVKKSMKFVNTYNSNANDGIYGDDDGKGTGRSNAGSARGTARHHHHFGRWGRNGGSNGHPSLFAEHSPFSNAAAVGNGGSRNSSNPPSPRYANARNYSAANGKRSTHLSAGYDLDDNTTGADDETTPLVQSSTMRSSRSGRSRRGPHSHSYRSIEAQQYRSPPSVLNRFASCLVLTVMLLLIVSGAIGFMFATSQPLTNVQLTNMSHIVASQQELMLDLTIKAHNPNVVVVAVDSCNIEVFAKSPRGMSDSEWWRHTHPGEVGPPPIKRPEGEMLAMEADDDDDSAPNLHLGTITGFESPLTFEGSFFNQGDSYSTGEVRLKDPGNVTKPGGPERWERVLEDEFTLILKGVITYTLPLSQRERKATITAKKIIRPNSADDPAVQPDDREVTISLIP